In Microbacterium esteraromaticum, the following proteins share a genomic window:
- the ftsH gene encoding ATP-dependent zinc metalloprotease FtsH, translating to MDVKKVSRNPLIYVALIGALLFAGFLLISNLSAPKQVTVQQGLELLDGDTVTKVVNTDGDQRVDLTLSKEFEGAKNVQFYYVEARADQVVEAIDGAEIKAKDANDVVPRATWFDGFLSLLLPLVLLGLLFWWLLSSMQGGGSKVMQFGKSKAKLVSKETPTVTFADVAGADEAIEELHEIKEFLQDPGKFQAIGARIPKGVLLYGPPGTGKTLLARAVAGEAGAPFYSISGSDFVEMFVGVGASRVRDLFTQAKENAPAIIFIDEIDAVGRHRGAGLGGGNDEREQTLNQMLVEMDGFDPNANVIVIAATNRPDILDPALLRPGRFDRQIGVDAPDLKGRQHILQVHAKGKPLSQSVDLEVVARKTPGFTGADLANVLNEAALLTARSNAQLIDNRALDEAIDRVIAGPQRRTRVMKDKEKLITAYHEGGHALAAAAMNYTDPVTKITILPRGKALGYTMVLPIDDKYSVTRNELQDQLTYAMGGRVAEEIVFHDPTTGASNDIEKATSIARKMVTEYGMTAQVGPVKLGSEGGEMFVARDMNRGRDYSDKVAEAVDEQVRALIEQAHNEAYKVISENRDILDRLALALLEEETLDHNQIAEIFTEVRKLPERPQWLSSEERPVSSLPPIAVPRRVEEGVAAQTAQPGDRARTSGSPATGGQARPATA from the coding sequence ATGGATGTCAAGAAGGTCTCCCGCAATCCGCTGATCTACGTCGCGTTGATCGGCGCACTGCTCTTCGCCGGTTTCCTGCTGATCTCGAACCTCTCGGCGCCCAAGCAGGTCACCGTGCAGCAGGGCCTCGAGCTGCTCGACGGCGACACTGTGACGAAGGTCGTGAACACCGACGGCGACCAGCGGGTCGACCTCACGCTCTCGAAGGAGTTCGAGGGCGCCAAGAACGTCCAGTTCTACTACGTCGAGGCGCGGGCCGACCAGGTCGTCGAGGCCATCGACGGCGCCGAGATCAAGGCCAAGGACGCGAACGACGTCGTGCCGCGCGCCACCTGGTTCGACGGCTTCCTCTCGCTGCTCCTGCCGCTCGTGCTGCTGGGTCTGCTGTTCTGGTGGCTGCTCTCGTCGATGCAGGGCGGCGGTAGCAAGGTCATGCAGTTCGGCAAGTCGAAGGCCAAGCTCGTCAGCAAGGAGACCCCGACGGTCACCTTCGCCGACGTCGCCGGTGCCGACGAGGCCATCGAGGAGCTGCACGAGATCAAGGAGTTCCTGCAGGATCCGGGCAAGTTCCAGGCGATCGGCGCCCGCATCCCGAAGGGCGTGCTGCTGTACGGCCCTCCCGGCACGGGAAAGACGCTGCTCGCGCGTGCGGTCGCCGGTGAGGCCGGCGCCCCCTTCTACTCCATCTCCGGTTCCGACTTCGTCGAGATGTTCGTCGGCGTCGGCGCGTCCCGCGTTCGCGACCTGTTCACGCAGGCGAAGGAGAACGCCCCCGCGATCATCTTCATCGACGAGATCGACGCGGTCGGGCGCCACCGCGGCGCAGGCCTCGGCGGCGGCAACGACGAGCGCGAGCAGACGCTCAACCAGATGCTCGTCGAGATGGACGGCTTCGACCCGAACGCGAACGTCATCGTGATCGCCGCGACGAACCGTCCCGACATCCTCGACCCCGCGCTGCTCCGCCCCGGTCGCTTCGACCGCCAGATCGGGGTCGACGCTCCTGACCTGAAGGGCCGTCAGCACATCCTCCAGGTGCACGCGAAGGGCAAGCCGCTCTCGCAGTCGGTCGACCTCGAGGTCGTGGCCCGCAAGACGCCCGGCTTCACCGGTGCCGATCTCGCGAACGTGCTCAACGAGGCGGCCCTGCTGACCGCCCGCTCGAACGCGCAGCTGATCGACAACCGCGCTCTCGACGAGGCCATCGATCGCGTGATCGCCGGCCCGCAGCGCCGCACCCGCGTGATGAAGGACAAGGAGAAGCTGATCACCGCGTACCACGAGGGCGGTCACGCCCTCGCCGCGGCGGCGATGAACTACACCGACCCGGTCACCAAGATCACGATCCTTCCGCGCGGCAAGGCCCTCGGCTACACGATGGTGCTGCCCATCGACGACAAGTACTCGGTCACCCGCAACGAGCTGCAGGACCAGCTGACCTATGCGATGGGCGGCCGCGTCGCGGAGGAGATCGTCTTCCACGATCCCACCACGGGCGCCTCGAACGACATCGAGAAGGCGACCAGCATCGCCCGCAAGATGGTCACCGAGTACGGCATGACCGCGCAGGTCGGCCCCGTCAAGCTGGGCTCCGAGGGCGGCGAGATGTTCGTCGCGCGCGACATGAACCGCGGTCGCGACTACTCCGACAAGGTCGCCGAGGCCGTCGACGAGCAGGTGCGCGCGCTGATCGAGCAGGCGCATAACGAGGCCTACAAGGTGATCAGCGAGAACCGCGACATCCTCGACCGGCTGGCGCTCGCGCTGCTCGAAGAGGAGACCCTCGACCACAACCAGATCGCCGAGATCTTCACCGAGGTGCGCAAGCTTCCCGAGCGTCCTCAGTGGCTCTCGAGCGAGGAGCGTCCTGTTTCGAGCCTTCCCCCGATCGCGGTGCCCCGTCGTGTCGAAGAGGGCGTCGCCGCGCAGACCGCGCAGCCGGGCGACCGGGCTCGTACCTCCGGCTCGCCCGCGACCGGCGGGCAGGCCCGGCCGGCGACGGCGTGA
- the folE gene encoding GTP cyclohydrolase I FolE, with protein MSVDRARVERLTRELLEAIGEDPDRPGLTQTPARMAELYAEFFAGVGEDPASHLARTISVSRGPAPDTLPSGAVLLRDIRFRSVCEHHLLPFAGVAHIAYLPGEQVVGLGALVKVVETLATRPQVQERLGEQVADAIAENLDTRGVLVVLDASHGCVTMRGGRQPLATTVTIAARGEFTEPAARAELIALIGGGQP; from the coding sequence GTGAGCGTCGACAGGGCGCGCGTCGAGCGGCTCACCCGCGAACTGCTCGAGGCGATCGGCGAGGATCCGGACCGGCCGGGGCTGACGCAGACTCCGGCGCGGATGGCCGAGCTGTATGCGGAGTTCTTCGCCGGCGTCGGCGAAGACCCCGCGAGTCATCTCGCGCGAACCATCAGCGTCTCGCGGGGCCCTGCCCCCGACACCCTGCCATCGGGGGCGGTGCTGCTGCGCGACATCCGCTTCCGCTCGGTGTGCGAGCACCATCTGCTGCCTTTCGCCGGTGTCGCGCACATCGCGTACCTGCCCGGCGAGCAGGTCGTCGGCCTGGGCGCGCTGGTGAAGGTCGTCGAGACCCTGGCGACCCGCCCGCAGGTGCAGGAGCGTCTGGGCGAGCAGGTCGCGGATGCCATCGCCGAGAACCTCGACACCAGGGGCGTGCTCGTCGTGCTCGATGCGTCGCACGGGTGCGTGACGATGCGCGGCGGCCGGCAGCCGCTCGCGACGACGGTGACCATCGCCGCTCGTGGCGAGTTCACCGAGCCCGCGGCCCGCGCCGAGCTCATCGCGCTGATCGGCGGCGGGCAGCCGTGA
- the folP gene encoding dihydropteroate synthase → MTGIWGILNITPDSFSDGGRYLDLDIALARARAMRAQGAGIIDVGGESTRPGAERIGSAEEQRRVLPVIEALSAEGIPTSIDTLNADTAAAAVKAGTRIVNDVSGGLADERMLAIVADLDADIAIGHWRGPSDDMYARAQYARIAREVASELRDRVTAAAIAGIAPSRVILDPGIGFAKSGAQNWEVLRGLDEIIGLGHRVLVGTSRKRFLSETLGGEADQERRDLATAVTSALAARAGAWAVRVHDVASTRDALAVSAAWDGA, encoded by the coding sequence GTGACCGGCATCTGGGGCATCCTGAACATCACGCCCGACTCGTTCAGCGACGGCGGGCGCTACCTCGATCTCGACATCGCCCTCGCCCGCGCCCGTGCGATGCGCGCGCAGGGAGCGGGCATCATCGACGTGGGCGGCGAGTCCACGCGCCCCGGCGCCGAGCGCATCGGCAGCGCAGAGGAGCAGCGTCGTGTCCTTCCGGTGATCGAGGCGCTTTCGGCCGAGGGCATCCCGACCTCTATCGACACCCTCAACGCCGACACCGCCGCAGCCGCGGTGAAGGCGGGGACGCGCATCGTGAACGACGTCTCAGGCGGATTGGCCGACGAGCGGATGCTCGCGATCGTCGCCGACCTGGATGCCGATATCGCGATCGGTCATTGGCGCGGCCCGTCGGACGACATGTACGCGCGGGCACAATACGCGCGGATCGCGCGCGAGGTGGCATCCGAGTTGCGCGACCGGGTCACTGCGGCCGCGATCGCGGGCATCGCGCCGTCGCGCGTGATCCTCGACCCCGGTATCGGCTTCGCGAAGTCGGGGGCGCAGAACTGGGAGGTGCTGCGCGGTCTCGACGAGATCATCGGCCTCGGCCATCGGGTGCTCGTCGGCACGTCTCGCAAGCGGTTCCTCTCCGAGACCCTCGGGGGAGAGGCCGATCAGGAGCGCCGCGACCTCGCGACCGCCGTGACCAGCGCCCTCGCGGCGCGGGCCGGCGCCTGGGCGGTGCGGGTGCACGATGTCGCGTCGACCCGCGATGCGCTGGCCGTCAGCGCCGCATGGGATGGAGCCTGA
- the folB gene encoding dihydroneopterin aldolase, translating to MSAVDEITLTGLTVFGYHGVFDFERRQGQEFTIDLALQLSLSAAAASDDVVDTVHYGELADRVAGIVSGEPVNLIETLAQRIADAALEDARVQNVTVTVHKPHAPIEQTFADVSVTIRRGHA from the coding sequence ATGAGCGCTGTCGACGAGATCACCCTCACAGGGCTGACCGTGTTCGGGTATCACGGGGTCTTCGACTTCGAGCGGCGGCAGGGTCAGGAGTTCACGATCGACCTCGCTCTGCAGCTGTCGCTCTCGGCGGCCGCGGCGTCAGACGACGTCGTCGACACCGTGCACTACGGCGAGCTGGCGGACAGGGTGGCCGGCATCGTGTCCGGCGAACCGGTGAATCTGATCGAGACGCTGGCACAGCGCATCGCCGACGCGGCGCTCGAAGACGCCCGTGTGCAGAACGTGACCGTCACCGTGCACAAGCCGCATGCGCCGATCGAGCAGACCTTCGCCGACGTGTCGGTGACGATCCGCAGAGGACACGCGTGA
- the folK gene encoding 2-amino-4-hydroxy-6-hydroxymethyldihydropteridine diphosphokinase, protein MDRRLTHLSDLPDPRPGREPQVAVIALGSNEGDRGEMLRAAAERLRRLPLVDDLVMSDPIETVAVKPDGPDHDAPPYLNAVALMTTRLAPQVLLGMLHAVEEEQGRVRLERWGDRTLDLDLIAYGDFASDAEHLQVPHPRAAERLFVLEPWLSVDPDAVLPGAGRVDELVRRLRASEDR, encoded by the coding sequence ATGGACCGGCGGCTCACCCACCTCTCCGACCTTCCCGACCCGCGGCCGGGACGCGAACCGCAGGTCGCCGTGATCGCACTCGGATCGAACGAGGGCGACCGCGGCGAGATGCTGCGTGCGGCGGCCGAGCGGCTGCGCCGCCTGCCGCTCGTCGACGACCTCGTCATGTCGGACCCGATCGAGACCGTCGCCGTGAAGCCCGACGGCCCCGATCACGACGCCCCGCCGTACCTCAACGCGGTGGCTCTGATGACCACTCGCCTCGCTCCGCAGGTGCTGCTCGGCATGCTGCACGCGGTGGAGGAGGAGCAGGGCCGGGTGCGCCTCGAGCGCTGGGGTGACCGCACCCTCGACCTCGACCTGATCGCCTACGGCGACTTCGCCAGCGACGCCGAGCACCTGCAGGTGCCGCATCCCAGGGCAGCCGAGCGGCTGTTCGTGCTCGAACCTTGGCTGAGCGTCGATCCCGACGCCGTGCTGCCGGGCGCCGGACGCGTCGACGAGCTCGTGCGGCGGTTGCGCGCGTCGGAGGACCGATGA
- a CDS encoding DUF3180 domain-containing protein, with the protein MKRTSGALLFVLALLSTGAGFAFDHLLTVTGRATFTPSGFLPVLLVLIAIAVLLLAWPVRRSTRGGQRIDPFRALRAATLARASSLLGAIMAGFGAGLLLFLATRPVPAPVGSVVAMIALIIGAALLVGVALIAEQFCTLPKDPDERQPDEPAP; encoded by the coding sequence ATGAAGCGCACATCAGGAGCACTGCTCTTCGTGCTCGCGCTGCTGTCGACGGGCGCCGGCTTCGCCTTCGATCATCTGCTCACCGTGACCGGGCGGGCCACGTTCACCCCCTCGGGCTTCCTGCCGGTTCTTCTCGTGCTCATCGCGATCGCCGTGCTGCTGCTGGCGTGGCCGGTGCGCCGCAGCACCCGCGGCGGGCAGCGCATCGATCCGTTCCGGGCCCTGCGGGCAGCCACGCTCGCAAGGGCGTCGAGCCTGCTCGGCGCGATCATGGCCGGCTTCGGCGCGGGGCTGCTGCTGTTTCTGGCCACGCGGCCCGTGCCTGCGCCGGTAGGGTCGGTGGTGGCGATGATCGCCCTCATCATCGGCGCGGCGCTGCTGGTCGGGGTGGCGCTCATCGCGGAACAGTTCTGCACACTGCCGAAGGATCCTGATGAGCGACAGCCAGACGAACCCGCCCCGTGA
- a CDS encoding PH domain-containing protein has product MIAPAVLDEGTYTGIRTPRSAAALALDGAWHQISPRYVVSQFVQYAIVIVLVAIAAVVAATMFEQTWVWIPAGAFIAINLITLAILPRQAKALGYMLRADDVVFRRGILWQRMVAVPYGRMQLVDITQGPLDRIFGLAQLKMVTAAAATGVQIPGLTQGAAEALRDTLIEVAETRRTGL; this is encoded by the coding sequence CTGATCGCCCCCGCCGTGCTCGACGAGGGCACCTACACGGGCATCCGCACGCCGCGCAGCGCCGCTGCGCTCGCGCTCGACGGCGCGTGGCATCAGATCTCACCGCGGTACGTCGTCTCGCAGTTCGTGCAGTACGCGATCGTCATCGTCCTCGTCGCGATTGCGGCCGTCGTCGCCGCCACGATGTTCGAGCAGACCTGGGTCTGGATCCCCGCCGGGGCGTTCATCGCGATCAACCTGATCACCCTCGCCATCCTGCCCCGCCAGGCGAAGGCGCTCGGCTACATGCTGCGCGCCGATGACGTGGTCTTCCGCCGCGGCATCCTCTGGCAGCGGATGGTCGCCGTGCCGTACGGCCGCATGCAGCTCGTCGACATCACGCAGGGTCCGCTCGACCGCATCTTCGGTCTCGCGCAGCTGAAGATGGTCACCGCTGCGGCGGCGACCGGCGTGCAGATCCCCGGGCTCACGCAGGGCGCCGCCGAGGCGCTGCGCGACACCCTCATCGAGGTGGCCGAGACCAGGCGGACCGGCCTGTGA
- a CDS encoding PH domain-containing protein, with translation MSTPGAFDAVSAPETLPDGGSSSLADGEWHRMHPLTPLFKGGLALLVVAGIVISNMRDKVIGWVVKLFAPAEAGYVTQSGDPVDWVLENNLVLLALAAVLGLVVLLVAIFWFLWRFQQFRITGHHVEVRKGLLFRSHRRAPLDRVQGVNLTRPFPARLIGLAKLEVVGAGNDANVPLEYLSTPKAEAVRADILRLAAGARSARLVASGSAPQQTTREQIVGSMNAGVSGLIEGVDLADVAPESVVKIPTGRLIGSQLVIGVLWFLFFGAIFVISISAMYLGMTADGENPADIALGLVGLGLGMGIPLVIAVVGITWAQISKSLRYSIASTPDGVRITFGLLTTVTETLPPGRIFAVEVSQSLLWRPFGWWTVKINRMTGKSAAQQSSGNAQQFSIVLPVGRRADVERVLGLVMPGIPPHEIAAMWESGVTGPVADDPYKTIPARAAWRRPLSWKRHGYRLTEHALLVRRGFLWRRLAVFPLARLQSVSISQSPLERLQRVSRGQVHSVTGPVTGHLSGLERDDAIALLDGVSRAAAHAASNDRTHRWAEWQQATEA, from the coding sequence GTGAGCACGCCCGGAGCTTTCGACGCCGTGTCGGCACCCGAGACGCTGCCCGACGGCGGCTCGTCGTCGCTTGCCGACGGCGAGTGGCACCGGATGCATCCGCTGACGCCACTGTTCAAGGGTGGCCTCGCTCTGCTGGTGGTGGCCGGAATCGTCATCTCGAACATGCGCGACAAGGTCATCGGATGGGTGGTGAAGCTCTTCGCGCCCGCCGAGGCCGGGTACGTCACGCAGAGCGGCGACCCCGTCGACTGGGTGCTCGAGAACAACCTCGTGCTGCTGGCGCTGGCCGCCGTGCTCGGTCTGGTCGTGCTGCTCGTCGCCATCTTCTGGTTCCTCTGGCGCTTCCAGCAGTTCCGCATCACCGGCCACCACGTCGAGGTCCGCAAGGGCCTGCTGTTCCGCTCGCACCGCCGAGCCCCGCTCGATCGCGTCCAGGGCGTCAACCTGACCCGCCCGTTCCCCGCCCGGCTGATCGGACTCGCCAAGCTCGAGGTGGTCGGGGCGGGCAACGACGCGAACGTGCCGCTCGAGTACCTGTCGACCCCGAAGGCCGAGGCGGTGCGCGCCGACATCCTCCGGCTCGCAGCTGGGGCCAGGAGCGCGCGCCTGGTGGCATCCGGGTCCGCGCCGCAGCAGACGACCCGTGAGCAGATCGTCGGATCGATGAACGCGGGAGTCTCCGGGCTGATCGAAGGCGTCGATCTCGCCGACGTCGCGCCCGAGAGCGTCGTGAAGATCCCGACCGGCCGCCTGATCGGCTCGCAGCTGGTCATCGGCGTGCTCTGGTTCCTGTTCTTCGGCGCGATCTTCGTCATCTCGATCAGTGCGATGTACCTCGGCATGACCGCAGACGGTGAGAACCCGGCCGACATCGCGCTGGGCCTGGTCGGCTTGGGCCTCGGCATGGGCATCCCGCTCGTCATCGCCGTGGTCGGCATCACCTGGGCGCAGATCTCGAAGTCGCTGCGCTATTCGATCGCGTCGACCCCCGACGGTGTGCGCATCACCTTCGGCCTGCTGACGACGGTGACCGAGACGCTGCCTCCAGGCCGCATCTTCGCGGTCGAGGTGTCGCAGTCGCTGCTGTGGCGGCCGTTCGGCTGGTGGACGGTGAAGATCAACCGGATGACGGGAAAGAGCGCCGCTCAGCAGAGCTCGGGCAATGCGCAGCAGTTCAGCATCGTGCTGCCGGTGGGGCGCCGCGCCGACGTAGAGCGCGTGCTCGGCCTGGTGATGCCTGGCATCCCGCCGCACGAGATCGCGGCGATGTGGGAGAGCGGTGTCACAGGACCCGTCGCCGATGACCCGTACAAGACCATCCCGGCACGTGCCGCCTGGCGTCGCCCCCTGTCGTGGAAGCGTCACGGCTACCGCCTCACCGAGCACGCGCTGCTGGTGCGGCGCGGCTTCCTCTGGCGCCGTCTCGCCGTCTTCCCGCTCGCGCGCCTGCAGAGCGTCTCGATCTCGCAGAGCCCCCTCGAGCGACTGCAGCGGGTCTCGCGCGGACAGGTCCACTCGGTGACCGGCCCGGTCACCGGACACCTGTCTGGCCTGGAGCGCGACGACGCGATCGCGCTGCTCGACGGCGTCAGCCGCGCGGCGGCGCACGCCGCGTCGAACGATCGGACCCACCGCTGGGCGGAGTGGCAGCAGGCCACCGAAGCCTGA
- a CDS encoding serine hydrolase domain-containing protein, giving the protein MTDLLRAAEPALADRLDEATLRRAPASLVAITRHGRVVAFAAHGEPRRDGAPTTRGTVFRIASMSKSFLSAAALSLRDEGLLDLHAPVTQWVPEVAGARIDGHAVGDRITLSMLMSNSAGLVEDNPWGDDHLGESRAFMRDVVSAGLSLSAQPGSQYQYSNLGQSLIGRAIESVTGRPVEDVIRDRLLAPLGLSATRASADLYPPDADLAHGFRTFDDGDSFAAEPYVGTGALGCIGSMFSTVDDIGSWMHFLSSAFDDGLSGPNSPGPLSAASRREMQVARTLISPAVGQFGDRELDGAGYGYGLVVEHDRRFGRIVQHSGGLPGFSSHMRWHPASGIGVVAFGNSDSFGAGRIAGLMLHDVLRAVDAPAAVVRPWPQTLAAAARVDELLRSGRALQHPQSWADAGELARNVLRDVPAEVRTRRLRTATDEVGVPDADAPPLASRIVCAPDASALRWTVPCATGALVCDLRMVGLTEPIVQTLEVRVAGERGKPRDEADLVTDHHRVAAMEPGAVQ; this is encoded by the coding sequence ATGACCGATCTGCTGCGCGCCGCCGAGCCCGCACTGGCGGACCGGCTCGACGAGGCGACGCTTCGGCGTGCGCCGGCATCCCTCGTGGCGATCACCCGTCATGGACGGGTCGTGGCCTTCGCCGCACACGGCGAGCCGCGCCGCGACGGCGCCCCGACCACGCGCGGCACCGTGTTCCGCATCGCATCGATGTCGAAGAGCTTCCTCTCCGCGGCGGCGCTGAGCCTGCGAGATGAGGGACTGCTCGACCTGCACGCGCCCGTCACGCAGTGGGTGCCCGAGGTCGCCGGTGCGCGCATCGACGGGCACGCCGTCGGAGACCGGATCACCCTGTCGATGCTCATGTCGAACAGCGCTGGTCTCGTCGAGGACAACCCGTGGGGGGACGACCATCTGGGCGAGTCGCGCGCGTTCATGAGAGACGTGGTCAGCGCGGGTCTCAGCCTCTCGGCGCAGCCCGGCTCCCAGTATCAGTACTCCAACCTTGGCCAGTCGCTCATCGGCAGGGCGATCGAGTCGGTCACCGGCCGCCCGGTCGAAGACGTCATCCGCGACCGCCTGCTGGCCCCGCTCGGCCTCTCGGCCACCAGGGCATCGGCCGATCTCTACCCGCCGGATGCCGACCTCGCACACGGATTCCGCACCTTCGACGACGGCGACTCCTTCGCTGCCGAGCCCTATGTGGGCACGGGGGCGCTGGGGTGCATCGGCAGCATGTTCAGCACCGTGGACGACATCGGCAGCTGGATGCACTTCCTCAGCTCCGCTTTCGACGATGGCCTCTCTGGGCCGAACTCGCCGGGACCGCTCAGCGCCGCCTCCCGACGAGAGATGCAGGTCGCACGCACGCTGATCTCCCCCGCGGTCGGTCAGTTCGGCGACCGCGAACTCGACGGCGCGGGCTACGGGTACGGCCTGGTCGTCGAGCACGACCGCAGGTTCGGGCGCATCGTGCAGCACTCCGGCGGCCTTCCCGGCTTCTCATCGCACATGCGCTGGCATCCGGCATCCGGGATCGGGGTGGTCGCCTTCGGCAACTCCGACTCGTTCGGGGCGGGGCGCATCGCCGGCCTGATGCTGCACGACGTGCTGCGAGCTGTCGATGCGCCTGCGGCTGTCGTCAGGCCATGGCCGCAGACACTGGCCGCGGCGGCACGCGTCGACGAGCTGCTGCGCTCGGGTCGCGCACTGCAGCATCCGCAGTCCTGGGCAGACGCGGGCGAACTCGCGCGCAACGTGCTGCGCGACGTGCCGGCCGAGGTGCGCACGCGGCGCCTGCGAACCGCGACAGACGAGGTCGGCGTACCCGACGCGGACGCGCCGCCCCTCGCATCGCGCATCGTCTGTGCGCCCGATGCCTCGGCGCTGCGCTGGACGGTGCCGTGCGCGACAGGCGCACTGGTCTGCGATCTGCGGATGGTCGGGCTCACCGAGCCGATCGTGCAGACGCTCGAGGTGCGCGTGGCCGGTGAGCGCGGCAAGCCCCGCGACGAAGCAGACCTCGTCACCGATCACCACCGGGTCGCCGCGATGGAGCCAGGCGCGGTTCAGTGA
- a CDS encoding membrane dipeptidase yields the protein MIPVIDGHNDLAWARREGFGYAVQGLDARVPALHTDLPRLDEGGVAGQFWSVWVDPALSGAEQVTATLEQIDFVQRLIDAHPDRLVAARNAREVRGAFGSGRLASLIGIEGGAQIDGSLAVLRQYARLGARYMTLTWSRTIDWADSATDEARHGGLTEFGRDVVREMNRIGMLVDLAHVSPATMRDALAVSTRPVMVSHSCALALCDHPRNVPDDVLAAIGERDGVVMVAFVPSFLSQARREWVEAGEIGEAPPVGIADVADHLEHIRAVAGVHAVGIGADYDGTDAMPGGLEDVSRYQDLLDELRRRGWSQHDLEAVAHGNVLRVLEASDADHAAFLAGSAGEPVSFVPRVDVTLRTAASASASASASDSTTVPRALVVVNAETSGPRRLGAWLEEEGIAVDAVLGSHGLPADLSGYDALVMLGGGLMPDDDDRAPWLAQERALAVEAIAADLPTLGICLGGQLLAHVAGGEVRADFGPKERGATLITPSAAGAADPLLSGLAQSSHMIENHQDMITALPPEAVLLASSAAVKNQAFRLGAHVRGLQFHPEVGADDLARWQEPTTPAEGDRPVAELLAEARAVDDENTRASRALIAGFAAEIRAAAAARASR from the coding sequence ATGATCCCCGTCATCGACGGACACAACGACCTGGCATGGGCCCGCCGTGAGGGCTTCGGGTATGCCGTGCAGGGACTGGATGCCCGCGTCCCGGCGCTGCACACCGACCTTCCGCGGCTCGACGAGGGTGGCGTTGCCGGTCAGTTCTGGTCGGTGTGGGTCGATCCGGCCCTGAGCGGGGCCGAGCAGGTGACGGCCACGCTCGAGCAGATCGACTTCGTGCAGCGTCTGATCGATGCCCATCCCGACCGGCTCGTGGCCGCACGGAATGCCCGCGAGGTGCGAGGCGCCTTCGGCTCCGGCCGGCTCGCATCGCTCATCGGCATCGAGGGCGGTGCGCAGATCGACGGGTCGCTGGCCGTGCTGCGCCAGTACGCTCGGCTCGGCGCGCGATACATGACCCTCACGTGGTCGCGCACGATCGACTGGGCCGACTCCGCCACCGACGAGGCCAGGCATGGCGGACTCACCGAGTTCGGCCGCGACGTCGTGCGCGAGATGAATCGCATCGGGATGCTCGTGGACCTCGCCCACGTCTCACCCGCGACCATGCGCGATGCGCTCGCGGTCAGCACGCGGCCGGTGATGGTCAGCCACTCGTGCGCACTCGCCCTGTGCGATCACCCGCGCAACGTGCCCGACGATGTGCTCGCCGCGATCGGCGAGCGCGACGGCGTGGTCATGGTCGCGTTCGTCCCGTCGTTCCTCTCGCAGGCGCGGCGCGAATGGGTCGAGGCGGGCGAGATCGGCGAAGCGCCGCCGGTGGGGATCGCCGACGTCGCCGACCACCTCGAGCACATCCGGGCCGTCGCCGGCGTGCATGCCGTCGGGATCGGCGCCGACTACGACGGCACGGATGCCATGCCCGGCGGGCTCGAAGACGTCTCGCGCTACCAGGATCTGCTCGACGAGCTGCGCCGCCGCGGGTGGTCGCAGCATGACCTCGAGGCCGTCGCGCACGGCAACGTGCTGCGCGTGCTCGAGGCGTCGGATGCCGATCACGCGGCCTTCCTTGCCGGCTCTGCGGGCGAGCCCGTGTCGTTCGTGCCGCGGGTCGATGTGACCCTGCGCACCGCTGCATCCGCATCCGCATCCGCATCCGCATCCGACAGCACCACGGTGCCACGCGCACTGGTGGTCGTCAACGCCGAGACCTCGGGGCCCCGCCGGCTGGGCGCCTGGCTCGAAGAGGAGGGCATCGCAGTCGACGCCGTTCTCGGCTCGCACGGTCTGCCCGCCGACCTCTCGGGCTACGACGCCCTGGTGATGCTCGGCGGCGGGCTCATGCCCGACGACGACGACCGCGCACCATGGCTCGCCCAGGAACGGGCGCTCGCCGTCGAGGCGATCGCGGCAGATCTGCCGACGCTCGGCATCTGCCTGGGAGGGCAGCTGCTCGCGCACGTCGCCGGGGGCGAGGTGCGCGCCGACTTCGGGCCGAAGGAGCGCGGAGCCACACTGATCACGCCCTCTGCGGCCGGCGCCGCAGACCCTCTGCTCAGTGGCCTGGCGCAATCGTCGCACATGATCGAGAACCACCAGGACATGATCACCGCGCTGCCGCCCGAGGCTGTGCTGCTCGCTTCGAGCGCGGCTGTGAAGAATCAGGCCTTCCGCCTCGGCGCACACGTTCGCGGACTGCAGTTCCACCCCGAGGTCGGCGCAGACGACCTGGCGCGCTGGCAGGAGCCGACCACCCCGGCGGAAGGCGACCGGCCCGTCGCCGAGCTGCTCGCCGAGGCCCGAGCGGTCGACGACGAGAACACGCGCGCCAGCCGCGCGCTCATCGCCGGATTCGCGGCCGAGATCCGCGCCGCGGCCGCGGCCAGGGCATCCCGATGA